One Endozoicomonas gorgoniicola DNA window includes the following coding sequences:
- a CDS encoding Na+/H+ antiporter NhaC family protein yields MDLLSFSHSPLSLAAPVVAILLAIVTRKVLLSLGAGILTGALLLTGYSPLDSLAYIGKSFFAVFWDEGVNVSSVFILLFLMLLGVITTLIDISGGARAFGDWARERVKTRQGSQLLTVLLGVIIFIDDYFNSLAVGNISRPLTDRHGVSRAKLAYLIDSTAAPVCVVTPVSSWGAYIIALIGTILATHEITDISAISAFVAMVPMNLYAIFALALVICSAWMDLNVGPMRTHERRARAGELYDARKGTPPGASAELGRSSKGTVSDLVIPVVTLVIATSASLIATGAAVLSEAGEAFSVLGAFENTDVVHSLVYGGLIGLAVTMVRMIRHDLDGPAWSKAIIEGVRSMLPAIYILVFAWVLVDVISSLETGRYLAGLVSSSSLEPSYLPMILFLVSGAMAFATGTSWGTFGIMLPIAGDMAAAAEISMMLPMLASVLAGAVFGDHCSPISDTTILSSTGASCHHIDHVTTQLPYALSIAVVAMLGYLVMGMSDSVAAGFTASLVSFGLLLMLFRKLSGYSNTPEDTVLVKE; encoded by the coding sequence ATGGATTTATTAAGTTTTAGTCACTCGCCGTTATCTCTGGCAGCCCCTGTCGTCGCTATTTTACTGGCGATCGTTACCCGAAAAGTTCTTCTGTCTCTGGGGGCAGGTATCCTGACCGGCGCTCTTTTGCTGACTGGCTACAGCCCTCTGGATTCCCTTGCGTACATCGGCAAAAGCTTTTTTGCTGTTTTCTGGGATGAAGGTGTTAATGTCAGCAGTGTTTTTATTCTGCTGTTCCTGATGTTGCTGGGTGTTATCACTACCCTGATTGATATTTCCGGTGGCGCCCGTGCTTTTGGTGACTGGGCTCGGGAGCGGGTCAAGACTCGTCAGGGTTCTCAGTTGCTGACGGTTCTGCTGGGTGTGATCATCTTTATTGATGACTACTTTAACAGTCTGGCGGTAGGTAATATCAGCCGTCCCTTAACCGATCGTCACGGTGTTTCCCGTGCCAAGCTGGCTTACCTGATTGACTCCACCGCAGCACCGGTTTGTGTGGTCACGCCGGTGTCCAGCTGGGGTGCCTATATTATTGCCCTGATTGGTACGATTCTGGCGACTCATGAGATCACCGATATCAGCGCAATTTCTGCTTTCGTTGCCATGGTGCCGATGAACCTGTACGCGATATTTGCACTGGCGCTTGTTATCTGCAGCGCCTGGATGGACCTGAATGTGGGGCCGATGCGTACTCATGAACGTCGAGCCCGCGCGGGTGAACTGTATGACGCCCGTAAAGGCACGCCTCCCGGTGCCAGTGCTGAGCTGGGCAGAAGTTCTAAAGGAACGGTATCTGACCTGGTGATTCCGGTTGTTACTCTGGTCATTGCGACGAGTGCTTCTTTGATTGCTACCGGTGCTGCTGTCCTGTCTGAAGCGGGGGAGGCGTTTTCGGTTCTGGGGGCGTTTGAAAACACTGACGTGGTTCACTCTCTGGTATACGGCGGGCTAATTGGTCTGGCGGTGACCATGGTGCGCATGATTCGTCATGATCTGGACGGCCCGGCCTGGAGTAAGGCCATCATTGAAGGTGTGCGCTCCATGCTGCCAGCGATTTACATTCTGGTCTTTGCCTGGGTGCTGGTGGATGTCATCAGCTCTCTGGAAACCGGTCGTTATCTGGCAGGACTGGTCAGCAGCTCATCTCTGGAGCCCAGCTATCTGCCAATGATTCTGTTCCTGGTATCCGGCGCTATGGCATTTGCTACCGGAACCAGCTGGGGTACTTTTGGTATCATGTTGCCTATCGCGGGTGATATGGCGGCGGCTGCGGAGATTTCCATGATGCTGCCTATGCTGGCTTCGGTTCTGGCGGGTGCGGTATTTGGTGACCACTGTTCTCCAATTTCTGATACGACGATTCTGTCTTCCACGGGTGCTTCCTGCCACCATATTGATCATGTAACGACTCAGCTACCTTATGCTCTGAGTATTGCGGTGGTTGCCATGTTGGGTTACCTGGTCATGGGTATGTCAGATTCTGTAGCGGCAGGCTTTACTGCATCTCTGGTGTCCTTTGGTCTGTTGCTGATGTTGTTCCGCAAGTTGTCAGGCTATTCCAACACCCCTGAAGATACTGTACTTGTCAAGGAATAA
- a CDS encoding CesT family type III secretion system chaperone, which yields MSFDNLIKSVARRNQMGELEFRDNRYYISIDDRIELACFQANGKFYLHGVIAKLPSRPDEQEELLKKLLQKHLGLIQTQRISLCIEPDSDELSLSTTRTALGLNEDIIEEALAEFANNFEYILTLINEDALTMPSAPVMIMP from the coding sequence ATGAGCTTTGATAACCTGATTAAATCTGTGGCCCGGCGCAACCAGATGGGGGAGCTGGAGTTCAGGGATAACCGTTACTACATTTCCATTGATGATCGTATTGAGCTTGCCTGCTTTCAGGCGAATGGCAAGTTTTATCTCCACGGTGTTATCGCCAAATTACCTTCCAGACCTGATGAGCAGGAAGAGCTACTCAAGAAGCTTCTGCAGAAGCATTTGGGGTTGATCCAGACCCAAAGAATCAGCTTATGTATTGAGCCGGATTCAGACGAACTCTCCCTGTCAACGACTCGAACGGCACTTGGGCTTAATGAAGATATTATTGAAGAGGCCCTGGCTGAGTTCGCGAATAACTTTGAATATATTCTGACACTGATTAATGAAGATGCGCTGACTATGCCTTCTGCGCCCGTTATGATCATGCCCTGA